A genomic segment from Luteolibacter ambystomatis encodes:
- a CDS encoding DUF3293 domain-containing protein, with translation MVTAFNPRRNPQASAEENAHADLELHRELSARGLQPFRVTGASPDLLHQEPGWGFDTAGLAMAAEFAARFDQVAFFHIDHGGIFIHPDGSGTRWPAGTWQARLV, from the coding sequence GTGGTCACCGCCTTCAACCCACGCCGGAATCCGCAGGCCTCCGCCGAGGAGAACGCTCACGCGGATCTGGAACTGCACCGCGAGCTATCCGCCCGCGGATTGCAGCCCTTCCGGGTCACGGGCGCCTCACCAGACCTGCTGCATCAAGAGCCGGGCTGGGGTTTCGACACAGCCGGTCTGGCAATGGCGGCTGAATTCGCGGCACGATTCGACCAAGTCGCGTTCTTCCACATCGATCACGGCGGGATCTTCATCCATCCGGATGGATCGGGCACCCGCTGGCCTGCAGGTACATGGCAAGCCCGGCTGGTTTGA
- a CDS encoding helix-turn-helix transcriptional regulator, which translates to MKRRDVEVVHRNGQILVLCAREPMPLSLASVARTTCYRVDRMCQVVGISERHLRRVFEEGLGITPKDWLRRERMVAARNLLREGHSVKEVSIDLGFASPKIFAREFQQFYEVSPTDFQRKDFSYRLSVA; encoded by the coding sequence GTGAAACGTCGTGACGTCGAGGTCGTTCATCGCAACGGCCAGATCCTCGTGCTATGCGCGCGAGAACCCATGCCTTTGTCCTTGGCATCGGTCGCCCGTACCACCTGCTACCGGGTTGACCGGATGTGTCAGGTCGTCGGAATTTCCGAGCGCCACCTGCGCCGTGTTTTCGAGGAAGGCCTCGGAATCACGCCAAAGGATTGGCTGCGCCGCGAGCGCATGGTTGCCGCGCGCAACCTGCTTCGTGAAGGCCATTCCGTGAAAGAGGTTTCCATCGACCTCGGATTCGCGTCTCCGAAGATTTTCGCCCGCGAGTTCCAGCAGTTTTACGAAGTCTCGCCGACCGACTTCCAGCGGAAGGATTTCTCCTACCGTCTATCCGTGGCCTGA
- a CDS encoding response regulator: MPDPEQYDYQRYAILFVDDEEKTRKYFRRLFGDKFRILEAGDGIEALDVFRRHASEIGIIVTDQRMPNETGVGFLSKIAGDYPDIIKILSTAFSDIDAAIGSVNDGGIFRYITKPWDIPQLEVTLRRAMEFFSVKRERDALLSAKMQAMGNVLMSSRLAAFALAPVCAGIKVHRAGEAVASFIKIGVSGRGDSGGDAGLRSPDWAKLHDRQVELASALENELPAALKVDGLSSRTEALAAALETAGARISVAGGGEGSRLSSDTDPTPGLIDVLLGRSDDSAATKASVKTLAALMSIYDAGGSVRRVRGAGLTLDVGTAPAKPTGAAGTETARWLFDDDLLISSALGLI; encoded by the coding sequence ATGCCAGACCCCGAGCAATACGACTACCAGCGTTACGCCATTCTTTTCGTCGATGACGAAGAGAAGACCCGGAAGTACTTCCGGCGCCTCTTTGGCGACAAGTTCCGCATCCTGGAGGCCGGGGATGGCATCGAGGCGCTTGACGTGTTCCGCCGCCATGCGTCCGAGATCGGCATCATCGTCACCGACCAGCGGATGCCGAACGAGACGGGGGTGGGCTTCCTCTCGAAGATCGCCGGAGACTATCCGGACATCATCAAAATCCTCTCCACCGCCTTCTCGGACATTGATGCCGCCATCGGCTCCGTGAACGACGGCGGCATTTTCCGCTACATCACCAAGCCTTGGGACATCCCCCAGCTTGAGGTGACCCTGCGCCGCGCGATGGAGTTCTTCTCCGTGAAGCGCGAGCGTGATGCTCTCTTGTCCGCGAAGATGCAGGCCATGGGCAACGTGCTCATGTCCAGTCGTCTCGCCGCCTTCGCCCTGGCTCCTGTCTGTGCCGGCATCAAGGTGCACCGTGCGGGGGAGGCGGTCGCCTCCTTCATCAAGATCGGGGTTTCGGGCCGTGGGGATTCGGGTGGTGACGCCGGGCTGCGTTCGCCGGATTGGGCCAAGCTGCATGATCGCCAGGTGGAACTGGCATCCGCCCTGGAAAACGAACTTCCCGCCGCGCTGAAGGTCGATGGCCTCTCATCGCGCACCGAGGCTCTCGCCGCCGCGCTCGAAACCGCCGGGGCCAGAATCAGTGTGGCCGGAGGAGGGGAGGGCAGCCGCCTTTCCTCCGATACCGACCCGACCCCGGGACTGATTGACGTTCTGCTGGGCCGCAGCGATGATTCCGCCGCCACCAAGGCGTCCGTGAAGACGCTCGCCGCGCTGATGTCCATCTACGATGCCGGTGGCAGCGTCCGCCGCGTCCGGGGGGCGGGCCTTACCCTTGACGTGGGCACCGCTCCCGCCAAGCCCACTGGCGCCGCTGGCACGGAAACCGCCCGTTGGTTGTTCGATGACGACCTCCTCATCTCGTCCGCGCTTGGCCTGATCTGA
- a CDS encoding ATP-binding protein, giving the protein MADPVQSQKAVDPAVLEQQFRDYEYDVAVANDRRAAVLAGLFMLAGASLDWVVYPELAWKFLGLRAFSSLLLGVVFFLLSRAAVKRPPAWISQAIPGLPTLAICAMIALTGGGDSPYYAGLNLVLLGLSILLRWSFRRTLVMVLLCFVFFAVAVMVDNHEANGRILFNNSYFLFVTAVFVLVGNHAYERLRFREFVLRKEVEEARTQLESQNRQLSELDEAKTRFFANISHELRTPLTVMLGITERLAKLPPLQNDPRGAEMTTLLGHNGLRLLKLIDDLLDLVRFDTGHADVVRQATDLQPHLDGMLRSLRHLAEQDHVALVWQVRGGDAWMVDRDKFDKIVLNLVVNAIKFTPSGGSIEVITEVSDGMLQLSVADTGVGIAPEVLEHIFERFWQVDTSSTRKFQGAGIGLALVRSLAEAMEGEVKVESQVGHGTTFRVHFPVQAAPAKAADEPEEEVESDGGVIADFHRKAALSIPSRAAPVQSPVNGYGAKQPMSIGRRTGVRPLVLIADDEPDIRRFLRMQMDDVDVIEAGDGAQALQLARQHQPQLALLDHMMPEMDGVEVCKGIRDHHATRGVSVIILTARADEQTKLAALEAGASDFLTKPFSTAELSLRLENQLAMARIRREMSDLNHELQAALDQIKENEVLLIRNEKLSALGRMSAGLIHEINNPLNYSRAGLHALETFSRSLPEDDREDYADIVGDIREGVERVSQIIADLRQFTREDPGVDGDADLVDVVERSRRMVSHQMGHDVTLKVDAPTMAPICGNTNQLVQVFINLFQNSIDAIRMRNEADPSDKVAGALDVSIESAGNSWMVTVLDNGIGIPPENVQKIFDPFFTSKDVGKGMGLGLSITHQILQRHRAQVEVESRPCEFTRFRLLFPVSGEKPVAALSSSSQSSPD; this is encoded by the coding sequence ATGGCTGATCCGGTCCAGAGCCAGAAGGCGGTGGATCCCGCCGTGCTGGAACAACAGTTCCGCGACTACGAATACGACGTGGCCGTGGCGAACGACCGTCGCGCCGCCGTGCTCGCCGGATTGTTCATGCTCGCCGGAGCTTCCCTGGACTGGGTGGTGTATCCGGAACTGGCTTGGAAATTCCTCGGTCTGCGGGCATTCAGCTCGCTGTTGCTGGGCGTGGTGTTCTTCCTGCTTTCCCGCGCGGCGGTGAAGCGCCCTCCGGCTTGGATTTCCCAAGCCATCCCCGGTCTTCCGACCTTGGCGATCTGCGCGATGATCGCACTGACCGGTGGTGGTGATTCGCCCTACTACGCGGGTTTGAATCTGGTGCTGCTGGGGCTGTCGATCCTGCTGCGCTGGTCGTTCCGGCGGACCCTGGTGATGGTGCTGTTGTGCTTCGTGTTCTTCGCGGTGGCGGTCATGGTGGACAATCACGAGGCGAACGGCCGGATCCTTTTCAACAACTCCTACTTCCTCTTCGTCACCGCGGTCTTCGTGCTGGTGGGGAACCACGCCTATGAGCGGCTGCGTTTCCGGGAGTTCGTGCTGCGCAAGGAGGTGGAGGAAGCCCGAACCCAGCTCGAGTCCCAGAACCGCCAGCTCAGTGAACTGGACGAAGCCAAGACCCGCTTCTTCGCAAACATCAGCCACGAACTGCGCACGCCTCTCACCGTGATGCTCGGCATCACCGAGCGGCTGGCGAAACTGCCGCCGCTGCAGAACGATCCGCGCGGTGCGGAAATGACCACCTTGCTCGGGCACAACGGCCTGCGCCTTCTCAAGCTCATCGACGACCTCCTCGACCTCGTCCGCTTCGACACCGGCCACGCCGATGTCGTCCGCCAGGCCACGGACCTCCAGCCGCATCTGGATGGCATGCTGCGTTCCCTCCGCCACCTCGCGGAGCAGGACCATGTGGCCCTCGTTTGGCAGGTCCGCGGCGGCGATGCATGGATGGTCGACCGCGACAAGTTCGACAAGATCGTGCTCAACCTGGTGGTGAACGCCATCAAGTTCACCCCGTCCGGCGGCAGCATCGAGGTCATCACGGAAGTGTCGGACGGCATGCTCCAGCTCTCGGTGGCGGACACCGGAGTCGGGATTGCTCCGGAGGTCCTGGAACATATCTTCGAACGCTTCTGGCAGGTCGATACTTCCTCGACCCGCAAGTTCCAGGGTGCGGGCATCGGTCTCGCCTTGGTCCGCAGCCTGGCGGAGGCGATGGAAGGGGAGGTGAAGGTGGAAAGCCAGGTGGGCCACGGCACCACCTTCCGCGTCCATTTTCCGGTCCAGGCCGCCCCGGCCAAAGCGGCGGACGAGCCGGAGGAGGAAGTCGAGTCGGACGGCGGGGTGATCGCCGATTTCCACCGCAAGGCCGCGCTCTCCATACCCTCACGCGCCGCACCGGTCCAGTCGCCGGTCAATGGCTATGGCGCGAAGCAGCCGATGTCGATCGGGCGTCGCACCGGTGTCCGCCCGCTCGTCCTCATCGCGGATGACGAGCCGGACATCCGCCGCTTCCTGCGCATGCAGATGGATGACGTGGATGTCATCGAGGCGGGCGATGGAGCACAGGCCCTTCAACTCGCGCGCCAGCACCAGCCGCAGCTCGCCCTTCTCGACCACATGATGCCGGAGATGGACGGCGTGGAAGTCTGCAAGGGCATCCGCGATCACCATGCCACCCGCGGTGTCTCGGTCATCATTCTAACCGCCCGCGCTGATGAACAGACCAAGCTCGCCGCGCTGGAGGCCGGTGCCAGCGACTTCCTGACCAAGCCTTTCTCCACCGCGGAGCTGTCGCTGCGCTTGGAAAACCAGCTCGCCATGGCGCGCATCCGCCGCGAGATGTCGGACCTCAACCACGAACTCCAGGCCGCCCTCGACCAGATCAAGGAGAACGAGGTGCTGCTGATCCGGAACGAAAAGCTCTCCGCCCTCGGCCGCATGAGCGCGGGGCTGATCCATGAGATCAACAACCCGCTGAACTACTCCCGCGCCGGCCTCCACGCGTTGGAGACATTCTCCCGCTCGCTGCCGGAGGATGATCGCGAGGACTATGCGGACATCGTCGGAGACATCCGCGAGGGCGTGGAGCGCGTTTCCCAGATCATCGCGGACCTGCGCCAGTTCACCCGTGAAGATCCCGGCGTGGATGGCGATGCCGATCTTGTGGACGTGGTCGAGCGTTCCCGCCGCATGGTCAGCCACCAGATGGGCCACGACGTGACTCTCAAGGTGGACGCGCCCACGATGGCTCCGATCTGCGGCAATACCAACCAGCTCGTCCAGGTCTTCATCAACCTGTTCCAGAACAGCATTGATGCCATCCGGATGCGCAATGAGGCGGACCCCTCGGACAAGGTCGCCGGAGCGCTGGACGTCTCCATCGAGTCCGCCGGCAATTCATGGATGGTGACCGTCCTTGATAACGGTATTGGCATCCCGCCGGAAAACGTACAGAAAATCTTCGACCCGTTCTTCACATCCAAGGATGTGGGGAAGGGGATGGGCCTCGGCCTCAGCATCACCCATCAGATCCTCCAGCGTCACCGCGCCCAGGTCGAAGTGGAAAGCCGACCCTGCGAGTTCACACGCTTCCGCCTTCTTTTCCCCGTCTCCGGGGAGAAGCCGGTCGCAGCCCTCTCATCCAGTTCTCAATCCAGCCCAGACTGA
- a CDS encoding class I SAM-dependent methyltransferase: MASRRLLYHGKAVISNLLNTGIVLVCEATLDEGWVEVDFLSSVAGNADIGGQFTSFMTEWKSANQVQDPFKLVVADMANMLNGVQHWLTGVDVGIRTTVTRRRDELEQEIFSNVQARVVEEVLPSMERFEKVAREVGDEESAVHKSYVRRELHPIVLCSPFLYRTYTKPLGYAGDYEMVNMMLRNPYEGSSAFAKILNFALLHTEPVVAHRNRIDYLIETLIRETRSRVGRARTRVFNLACGPAVEIQRFLREHDESDLIEIDLLDFNAETLEYTRERIQEARMAGGRETAVRYFQRSVHQLLRAASQGGEEEFTGYDVVYCAGLFDYLSQRVCKKLVELFATMVKPGGRVIVTNVAASNPRKAWMEYLMEWNLIYRDNSEMEDLVPDNVPIKSTTITADATGVNLFLDIEVGNG, encoded by the coding sequence ATGGCCTCGAGGCGGTTGCTCTACCACGGCAAGGCCGTGATCAGCAACTTGTTGAATACCGGCATCGTCCTCGTTTGCGAAGCCACGCTCGATGAAGGCTGGGTCGAGGTCGATTTCCTCTCGTCCGTTGCGGGCAATGCCGACATCGGCGGCCAGTTCACGTCCTTCATGACGGAGTGGAAGTCCGCAAACCAGGTCCAGGACCCTTTCAAGCTGGTGGTGGCGGACATGGCGAACATGCTCAATGGCGTGCAGCACTGGCTCACCGGGGTGGATGTGGGTATCCGCACCACGGTCACGCGCCGCCGGGATGAACTGGAGCAGGAGATTTTCTCGAACGTCCAGGCCCGGGTGGTGGAGGAAGTGCTGCCGTCGATGGAGCGCTTCGAGAAGGTCGCGCGCGAGGTCGGTGATGAGGAGTCCGCCGTCCACAAGTCCTACGTCCGACGCGAGTTGCATCCGATCGTGTTGTGCTCGCCATTCCTCTACCGCACCTACACCAAGCCGCTCGGATATGCCGGTGACTATGAGATGGTGAACATGATGTTGAGGAATCCCTACGAAGGTTCTTCGGCCTTTGCGAAAATTCTCAACTTCGCATTGCTCCACACCGAGCCCGTGGTGGCCCACCGCAATCGCATCGACTATCTCATCGAGACATTGATCCGCGAGACCCGCAGCCGCGTCGGCCGTGCGCGGACCCGCGTCTTCAACCTCGCCTGCGGACCTGCCGTCGAGATCCAGCGCTTCCTGCGTGAACACGACGAGAGCGACCTGATCGAGATCGACCTGTTGGACTTCAACGCGGAAACGCTGGAATACACCCGCGAGCGCATCCAGGAGGCGCGCATGGCCGGTGGCCGTGAAACCGCGGTCCGTTACTTCCAGCGGTCGGTCCACCAGTTGCTGCGTGCCGCTTCGCAGGGAGGTGAGGAGGAATTCACGGGCTATGACGTGGTCTATTGCGCCGGTCTTTTCGATTATCTTTCCCAGCGCGTGTGCAAGAAGCTGGTCGAGTTGTTCGCCACCATGGTAAAGCCGGGGGGCCGGGTGATCGTCACCAACGTGGCGGCCAGCAACCCGCGCAAAGCCTGGATGGAGTATCTGATGGAATGGAATCTCATCTATCGTGACAACAGTGAGATGGAGGATCTGGTGCCTGACAACGTCCCGATCAAGTCCACCACCATCACCGCGGATGCCACCGGTGTGAACCTGTTCCTGGATATCGAAGTCGGAAATGGCTGA
- a CDS encoding SanA/YdcF family protein: MILLVVLFVGYANVAPMIASRGRLFNDAASVPHRRAGLVFGCDHRIEGRENLYFRYRIDAAADLWKAGKIDFVIVSGDNRERNYNEPEAMRQALVAHGVPTDRIVGDFAGLRTLDSVVRAKEVFGVTEIVFITQRFQNERAIYLAEAHGIDAVGYNARDVEGRGGYKTHLREIGARVKMWLDVRVLGTRPRHLGEKVGLPEIH, from the coding sequence GTGATCCTGCTCGTCGTCTTGTTCGTGGGGTATGCGAATGTCGCTCCGATGATCGCTTCCCGCGGACGGCTGTTCAATGATGCCGCGTCCGTTCCGCACCGCCGTGCCGGTCTGGTGTTTGGCTGTGACCATCGTATCGAGGGACGGGAGAACCTTTATTTCCGCTACCGGATCGATGCTGCCGCGGATCTGTGGAAAGCGGGAAAAATCGATTTCGTGATCGTTTCCGGGGACAATCGGGAGCGGAATTACAACGAGCCGGAGGCGATGAGACAGGCTTTGGTGGCGCACGGCGTGCCCACGGACCGCATTGTCGGAGACTTCGCCGGACTGCGGACCCTGGATTCCGTAGTCCGGGCCAAGGAGGTGTTCGGGGTGACGGAGATCGTGTTCATCACCCAGCGATTTCAGAACGAGCGTGCGATCTATCTGGCAGAGGCTCATGGCATTGATGCCGTGGGTTACAATGCGCGGGATGTCGAGGGCAGGGGGGGATACAAGACCCACCTCCGCGAGATTGGTGCGCGGGTGAAAATGTGGCTTGATGTCCGCGTGCTCGGAACGCGTCCGAGGCATCTTGGTGAGAAAGTCGGTCTGCCTGAAATTCATTGA